The following proteins are encoded in a genomic region of Fibrobacter sp.:
- a CDS encoding YjbQ family protein, whose product MTVKQIQIPLRTGQRSEWIDITEEIRRVVSSSGISNGICTVNSLHTTAAVTINENADPDVGIDFFSKLSQLIPRDSGFRHSEGNSDSHIKAALVGFSVQVAIKGNDLLLGTWQSIYFCEFDGPRSRSVWITLMGE is encoded by the coding sequence ATGACTGTTAAGCAGATTCAGATTCCGCTCAGGACCGGGCAGCGCTCGGAATGGATTGATATTACAGAAGAAATCCGCAGGGTAGTCTCATCATCGGGGATTAGCAATGGTATCTGCACGGTAAACAGTTTACATACAACTGCTGCGGTCACGATCAATGAGAATGCAGATCCTGATGTGGGGATCGATTTCTTCAGCAAGCTCTCCCAGCTTATACCCAGAGATTCGGGTTTCCGTCATAGTGAGGGAAATTCTGACAGCCATATAAAAGCCGCGCTGGTAGGATTCAGTGTTCAGGTTGCAATAAAAGGTAACGATTTGCTGCTTGGGACCTGGCAATCAATATACTTCTGTGAGTTTGATGGACCCAGGAGCAGATCTGTCTGGATCACTTTGATGGGAGAGTAA
- a CDS encoding M23 family metallopeptidase: MKKKGWHFVLITPKSLSRVRQTYLGINALLVFTILSLAGLFGLFRLVWFSTSYAIAKFGVNEARRENNRLLQNVKTLDRYILKESDRLDVLVSFEDKIRLQYGLNRISDDVRQAGVGGRPSREEMLIATMLDPVLMRAEAVKESIIVLLRKAELQDSTLSQTSNLVSLQRTRWSQLPSIWPTHGRITSSFGYRFHPISKHNLFHDGIDIANKIWTPVYATANGVVKFAGVKEYFGRVIIIEHPGSNSETVYAHLHQFVTSQGKMVRRGELIGYMGNSGRSTGPHLHYEVRMAGRNVNPFSYILPSDVIVD, encoded by the coding sequence ATGAAAAAGAAGGGGTGGCATTTTGTTTTAATAACCCCCAAATCTTTATCCAGGGTGCGTCAAACATATCTGGGTATAAATGCTCTACTTGTTTTTACAATATTATCTTTGGCTGGATTATTCGGGCTGTTTCGTCTTGTCTGGTTTTCCACATCATACGCAATTGCAAAGTTTGGAGTAAATGAAGCCAGGCGTGAAAACAACAGACTGCTTCAGAATGTAAAGACGCTGGACAGATATATCCTGAAGGAATCTGATCGTCTGGATGTGCTGGTTTCTTTTGAGGATAAGATACGGCTGCAGTATGGGTTAAATCGAATCAGTGATGATGTTCGTCAGGCTGGAGTCGGTGGAAGGCCAAGCAGAGAGGAGATGCTGATAGCAACCATGCTGGACCCGGTGCTGATGCGGGCTGAAGCGGTTAAGGAGAGCATCATCGTCTTGCTGAGAAAGGCTGAACTTCAGGATTCTACATTGAGTCAGACTTCGAACCTGGTTTCATTGCAGCGTACCCGCTGGTCACAACTTCCCTCAATCTGGCCTACTCACGGACGAATCACTTCTTCATTCGGTTATCGCTTTCATCCAATCTCAAAGCATAATCTCTTCCATGATGGCATTGACATAGCAAATAAGATATGGACGCCGGTATATGCTACTGCCAACGGTGTTGTAAAATTCGCGGGTGTCAAAGAATACTTCGGCAGGGTGATTATTATTGAACATCCGGGGAGTAACAGTGAAACAGTTTACGCTCACCTTCATCAGTTCGTTACCAGCCAGGGAAAGATGGTCAGGAGGGGAGAACTGATCGGGTATATGGGCAACAGCGGCAGAAGCACCGGACCCCATCTTCATTATGAAGTCAGAATGGCCGGGAGGAATGTAAATCCTTTCAGCTATATTCTGCCCTCAGATGTTATCGTTGATTGA
- a CDS encoding PAS domain S-box protein, which produces MLSKGRNSAALKEEVERLRYENQYLSERLGRITEITAAIIYILDVNGHFVFINKAVDEILHYKPEELIGKHFSTIMSREEYDRVARAVVLPKFAGKKTGVEKAPKLFDERRTGERRTKNLEVRLVTKGRHGIKILVGDVTGIIAVEGAYDRKMIDGKNHSNAFLGSQGIIFDITKYKKAEKERMELQRRLFETQKMDAIGRLSGKVAHDLNNKLGSILGCAEIMRQDFISSKEEMAYIDTIISASKHAAELSNRLMEFSRKDDHTMIKLSLNQVVENVLELVKPTIEGSIIVTTDFSATDFIINGNPNHLQNAILNVVTNACDAMPFGTGDLKFATRNIILNKEEAKQAKVHPGKFIILSISDTGIGMDKETQDHLFQPFFTTKAVGKGLGLGLASVRDCIKSHGGYIEFESSSGKGSDFRLIIPVVS; this is translated from the coding sequence ATGTTGAGCAAAGGGAGAAACAGCGCTGCACTTAAAGAAGAGGTCGAAAGACTTCGTTATGAAAACCAATACCTTAGCGAACGGCTTGGCAGGATAACGGAAATAACCGCTGCAATTATTTATATACTCGATGTAAATGGTCATTTTGTTTTCATAAACAAAGCAGTAGATGAAATACTGCATTATAAACCGGAAGAACTGATTGGGAAGCATTTCTCGACCATCATGTCCCGGGAAGAGTATGATAGGGTAGCGCGTGCGGTAGTTTTGCCTAAATTTGCCGGAAAAAAAACTGGTGTTGAAAAGGCTCCCAAGCTCTTCGATGAGCGGAGGACTGGAGAGCGGAGAACAAAAAATCTCGAGGTCCGTCTTGTCACTAAAGGACGCCATGGAATAAAGATTCTGGTAGGAGATGTGACCGGGATTATTGCAGTAGAGGGTGCCTATGATCGAAAGATGATCGATGGTAAAAACCACTCCAATGCATTTTTAGGCAGCCAGGGAATCATCTTTGATATTACAAAGTACAAGAAAGCAGAAAAAGAGAGAATGGAGTTGCAGCGGCGGCTCTTTGAGACTCAGAAAATGGATGCAATTGGGCGGCTTTCGGGCAAAGTTGCTCACGACCTTAATAACAAATTGGGCAGTATTCTGGGGTGTGCTGAAATCATGCGGCAGGACTTCATCTCTTCAAAAGAAGAGATGGCTTACATAGACACCATTATCTCTGCGTCAAAACATGCTGCCGAGTTATCAAACAGGCTGATGGAATTCAGCCGTAAAGATGACCATACAATGATAAAGCTTTCACTTAACCAGGTTGTCGAAAATGTACTCGAATTGGTCAAACCCACTATTGAGGGCAGCATAATTGTAACGACTGATTTTAGCGCAACTGATTTTATCATAAATGGCAATCCCAATCACCTGCAGAATGCGATACTGAATGTTGTGACTAATGCCTGCGATGCTATGCCTTTCGGAACCGGGGACCTGAAATTTGCCACCAGAAATATTATTCTGAACAAAGAGGAAGCCAAACAGGCCAAAGTTCACCCCGGGAAATTCATTATTCTCTCTATCTCCGACACCGGTATAGGCATGGACAAAGAAACCCAGGATCATCTGTTTCAACCTTTTTTCACCACCAAGGCGGTGGGGAAAGGATTAGGGCTGGGTCTGGCGAGTGTGCGGGATTGTATCAAATCTCATGGCGGTTACATAGAATTCGAGAGTAGCAGCGGCAAAGGTTCTGATTTTCGTCTGATCATACCGGTTGTAAGCTGA
- a CDS encoding PspC domain-containing protein produces the protein MKKLYRLKEGRKIAGICAGLADSYNWDVTIVRLAFVFATILTAVWPGVVTYLVGWYLIPEREHPESPESIKEGV, from the coding sequence ATGAAAAAGCTTTATAGACTTAAAGAAGGCAGGAAAATTGCCGGGATTTGTGCCGGTCTTGCAGACAGCTACAACTGGGATGTTACAATTGTCCGCCTTGCTTTTGTGTTTGCCACGATTCTGACTGCTGTCTGGCCTGGGGTAGTCACATATCTGGTTGGCTGGTATCTCATTCCGGAAAGGGAGCACCCTGAATCACCTGAGAGCATAAAAGAGGGCGTATAA
- a CDS encoding carbon-nitrogen hydrolase family protein: protein MKQFKLAICQLTPGYDRSENIIRASSMIKEAALRGASLAVLPEMFYYPFEVHSLREAADEWEGTLDQLRDASSRAEIFLCTGSIACREGEYIYNRSFLIDPSGEEILSYSKCHLFDVDFRGLKVRESEVFTPGDRVEVANTSLGCIGILICYDIRFPEMARLSAMKGAEMLLVPAAFNNITGPAHWHITMRSRAVENQVFLAAISQGQNINSSYNAYGHSMVVSPWGDILVEGGSGEELLIADINPELLEVTRNRLPLWQHRRKDLYS, encoded by the coding sequence GTGAAACAGTTTAAATTAGCGATTTGTCAGTTGACCCCCGGGTATGATCGATCAGAGAACATTATCCGCGCTTCATCGATGATAAAAGAAGCTGCTTTGAGGGGGGCTTCTCTTGCTGTTTTGCCTGAGATGTTTTATTACCCCTTTGAAGTGCATTCTCTCAGGGAGGCTGCTGATGAATGGGAAGGGACACTGGACCAACTCAGAGATGCTTCGTCAAGAGCGGAAATTTTCCTCTGTACAGGATCGATTGCCTGCAGAGAGGGAGAGTATATCTATAACAGATCATTTCTGATAGATCCTTCCGGGGAGGAAATCTTATCTTACAGTAAATGCCACCTATTCGATGTGGATTTCAGAGGGCTGAAAGTCCGGGAATCTGAAGTGTTTACTCCTGGAGACAGAGTGGAAGTTGCCAATACGAGCCTGGGGTGCATTGGGATTCTGATTTGCTATGATATCCGTTTTCCGGAGATGGCCAGGCTTTCTGCCATGAAGGGGGCGGAAATGCTCCTGGTGCCTGCGGCTTTTAACAATATTACCGGGCCTGCTCACTGGCATATAACCATGCGCAGCAGGGCTGTAGAGAATCAGGTTTTTCTGGCAGCTATTTCGCAGGGGCAAAACATCAACTCTTCATACAATGCCTATGGCCATTCAATGGTAGTATCACCATGGGGGGATATTTTGGTGGAAGGTGGATCAGGAGAGGAATTATTAATTGCTGATATTAATCCAGAATTACTGGAAGTGACCAGAAATCGTCTTCCGCTCTGGCAGCATCGGCGGAAGGATCTGTATAGTTAA
- a CDS encoding antibiotic biosynthesis monooxygenase: MVVATVFVQVKPEHIKDFIEETMKNHQESIKEPGNMRFDVLQSSDDPASFLLYEAYDSEDSAAAHKKTAHYLAWRDTVADWMAEPRKAVKYKAIHP, from the coding sequence ATGGTAGTTGCTACGGTATTTGTACAGGTAAAACCCGAGCACATAAAAGATTTTATCGAAGAGACTATGAAAAATCACCAGGAATCCATTAAAGAACCTGGAAATATGCGCTTTGATGTACTCCAGAGTTCTGATGATCCTGCATCATTTCTTCTTTACGAAGCATACGATTCAGAGGACTCCGCTGCAGCGCATAAAAAAACCGCACACTATCTGGCATGGCGTGATACGGTTGCAGACTGGATGGCTGAACCAAGGAAAGCTGTCAAATATAAAGCAATACATCCCTGA
- a CDS encoding iron-containing alcohol dehydrogenase translates to MILPNFQFYHTPQILFGPGQRSKLGPIARAFGKNALVISGARSLSESGEKEKLRAQLEKSGIMITEYQFSGEPSPEIIDDLVSGNLNREIDVVIAIGGGSVIDAGKAVSAMLTIGEKVIDYLEVVGTKTHPGTKIPFIAIPTTSGTGSEASANAVLSRTGPDGFKRSLRHPNFVPDLAIVDPELTISCPPRITAACGLDALTQLLESYVSPEASPFTDALAESALPLIRDNLLSASSGDGENIKVRSALAYSSMVSGITLANAGLGVIHGLASAIGGFFPVPHGVICGALLYSATKKNIEKLQSTDPESTALKKYARAGFFLSGDTKSDAKSGLDLLCRELSALTSRLEIPLLSEYGITTADLGRIIRESGNKNNPVTLEDKEICEILMERVAS, encoded by the coding sequence ATGATACTTCCAAACTTCCAGTTCTACCATACACCACAAATTCTTTTCGGGCCTGGACAGAGGTCAAAACTGGGCCCCATTGCCCGTGCATTCGGAAAAAACGCTCTGGTTATAAGCGGAGCACGATCTCTGAGTGAATCCGGAGAGAAAGAGAAACTCCGGGCTCAGCTTGAAAAATCCGGCATTATGATTACTGAATATCAGTTCTCAGGAGAACCCTCACCTGAGATAATCGATGATCTGGTTTCAGGAAATCTCAACAGAGAAATTGACGTGGTAATCGCTATCGGTGGTGGAAGCGTAATTGATGCAGGAAAAGCTGTTTCTGCAATGCTTACCATTGGAGAAAAAGTCATAGATTACCTGGAAGTCGTGGGTACCAAGACGCATCCCGGAACCAAGATCCCGTTTATTGCCATCCCTACGACATCCGGAACAGGAAGTGAGGCAAGCGCCAATGCGGTGCTGAGCCGTACAGGTCCTGATGGCTTCAAACGATCCCTGCGTCACCCCAATTTCGTTCCTGATCTGGCAATAGTTGATCCGGAACTCACTATCTCCTGCCCACCCCGGATTACCGCAGCATGTGGTCTGGATGCTCTGACTCAGCTTCTGGAATCCTATGTGTCTCCTGAGGCATCTCCATTTACAGATGCTCTGGCGGAAAGCGCTCTCCCTCTAATCAGGGATAATCTTCTTTCAGCCTCTTCAGGAGATGGAGAGAATATTAAAGTGAGATCCGCTCTGGCATATTCATCGATGGTTTCAGGTATCACCCTGGCAAATGCGGGCCTGGGAGTAATCCATGGACTCGCCTCCGCCATTGGTGGATTCTTCCCTGTTCCCCATGGGGTAATCTGCGGAGCCCTCCTTTACAGTGCTACAAAGAAAAACATCGAAAAGCTTCAATCCACCGATCCGGAATCAACTGCACTGAAAAAGTATGCCCGTGCAGGATTTTTCCTCTCAGGTGACACAAAGTCAGATGCAAAAAGTGGGCTTGATCTGCTGTGCAGAGAACTCAGTGCTCTCACCAGCAGGCTAGAGATACCATTACTTTCCGAATATGGAATCACTACCGCAGATCTGGGCAGAATAATCCGGGAAAGCGGCAATAAAAACAATCCCGTAACCCTTGAGGATAAAGAGATCTGTGAAATCCTGATGGAAAGAGTTGCCTCCTGA
- a CDS encoding insulinase family protein, which translates to MRILFSVMLLSLFSAAAANDLQIPVHYDTLGNGLRIIVVPDTNVAVVSCRLYYFVGSMYEGPGTTGLSHMYEHMMFKGTKRLGTKNYQKEIPLMRSIDSLAEKMEKERLLGREQSDSLIQHYRASIFSLLEKQRNHIKKDEIWELYQNNGGTSLNAWTSDDMTAYIVTLPKNKVELFYWIEADRMRNPVLREFYSERDVVTEERRMRYDNRPVNRYWERLNSLFYVAHPYRNPTIGWMSDIQAYTREKMENHVRRFYTPDNALLVLVGNIDSKKAMRDIKSYFGTIPRASVPKQEVVTREPEPVGVTRFTMHEQGKPRIDILFHTPGYPNDDLYKLDIVEGIFSGRSGRLYRRLVDKEGLCTNAGAQNNFRIQDGEFHVWAELKNDADPEKVEQIILEELRKIANEKPSGKEMMRITNGIRMSFVSGLKSLEGISDRLAYFERLRSWKDLLTYPEKIAVLKPDEIPAAAKKWLDPEKMTIGQLLPVKAKKPVKNQPVKK; encoded by the coding sequence ATGAGAATTCTTTTTTCTGTAATGCTGCTGTCCCTCTTTTCAGCGGCTGCCGCAAACGACCTCCAGATACCGGTCCACTATGACACCCTGGGAAACGGCCTGAGAATAATTGTCGTTCCGGATACAAATGTCGCAGTAGTCTCATGCAGACTCTACTACTTTGTAGGGTCCATGTATGAAGGTCCGGGAACCACCGGTCTGTCTCATATGTATGAACACATGATGTTCAAGGGTACAAAAAGACTCGGAACCAAAAATTATCAGAAAGAAATCCCTCTCATGCGTTCCATCGATTCTCTTGCTGAAAAGATGGAAAAAGAGAGATTGCTTGGCAGAGAGCAATCCGACTCCCTGATACAGCATTATCGCGCAAGCATTTTCAGTCTGCTTGAAAAGCAGAGAAATCATATAAAGAAGGATGAAATATGGGAACTGTACCAGAATAACGGCGGTACCAGTCTTAACGCATGGACGTCCGATGACATGACAGCCTATATAGTTACACTGCCGAAAAACAAAGTAGAGCTGTTTTACTGGATCGAAGCAGACAGAATGAGAAATCCGGTGCTGCGTGAATTCTACAGTGAACGGGACGTAGTTACCGAAGAGCGCAGAATGAGATACGATAACCGCCCTGTAAACCGCTACTGGGAAAGACTCAACTCCCTCTTCTACGTGGCTCATCCCTACCGGAATCCCACCATTGGATGGATGTCTGATATTCAGGCATATACACGTGAGAAAATGGAAAACCATGTGCGGCGTTTTTACACACCTGATAATGCTCTGCTGGTGCTGGTGGGAAATATCGACAGCAAAAAAGCTATGAGGGATATAAAGAGCTATTTCGGGACGATACCCAGAGCATCAGTCCCCAAACAGGAGGTTGTAACAAGAGAACCCGAACCTGTCGGTGTAACCAGATTTACCATGCATGAACAGGGAAAGCCGCGTATCGACATACTTTTCCACACCCCGGGATATCCCAATGATGATCTTTACAAGCTTGATATTGTTGAGGGGATCTTCTCAGGCCGCAGCGGCCGGCTTTACAGACGTCTGGTTGACAAAGAGGGCCTCTGTACCAATGCGGGCGCGCAGAATAATTTCAGGATTCAGGATGGAGAATTCCACGTGTGGGCGGAACTTAAAAATGATGCAGATCCTGAAAAGGTGGAACAGATTATTCTTGAGGAATTAAGGAAAATAGCGAATGAGAAGCCAAGCGGTAAAGAGATGATGAGAATTACAAATGGGATCAGAATGTCATTTGTCAGCGGGTTAAAGAGCCTTGAGGGTATCTCGGATCGTCTGGCATACTTTGAACGGCTCAGAAGCTGGAAAGATCTCCTCACCTACCCGGAAAAAATCGCCGTACTTAAACCCGATGAGATTCCCGCTGCTGCAAAAAAATGGCTCGATCCCGAAAAGATGACCATAGGACAGTTGCTGCCAGTAAAAGCCAAAAAACCAGTCAAGAATCAGCCAGTAAAGAAATAA
- a CDS encoding insulinase family protein, translated as MRFSDKNNAFLFIILLLTFSVHAQKNSRIPSHPSGLKYDSLGWSIPSGEPYRLQMENGMIVYIAEDSLLPLVQISGFVRYGSLNDPAGKEGLSSLLATLMRSGGTKKYPADTLVELIDLMAMKFNLSAGETQFTFSASFLSEYTKEALDILEQILFHPAFDEKKLEKERKIFLEAILHRFDNPAPTLNAAYKKVMYPGEESSRMATAKSIKSITRDDLVKLHKKIIFPANIIFSAAGSLKKDTLIKNLESAFPRSTKKNESGFPTVEVKPSIKCLLVNKKISQAYVRLALPLFKRPHPDYYAVSVMNMILGGGGFTSRLGTKIRSDAGLTYSIYSHAESNYNYPGTFLIDFYTKNSSFAQAVALTIDEVRKIAENGVTEEEITNAKSSLIGELPSMFRSPFDIVSTYAWNEYYGRQPDHYKVYAEKISKLTRDDILRVAKQYLVPENLTFVVVGDIDALMKVKDDQFSLSGMKSKTIPADSIPALP; from the coding sequence ATGAGATTCAGTGACAAAAATAACGCTTTCCTGTTTATAATACTCCTTCTGACTTTTTCTGTACATGCTCAGAAGAACTCCAGAATTCCATCTCATCCCTCAGGGCTAAAATATGATTCACTTGGCTGGAGCATCCCATCCGGTGAACCATATCGTCTGCAGATGGAAAATGGTATGATAGTTTATATCGCAGAAGACTCACTTTTACCCCTTGTTCAGATTTCAGGGTTTGTCAGGTACGGATCACTTAACGATCCAGCGGGTAAAGAGGGGCTTTCTTCCCTTCTGGCAACACTGATGCGTTCGGGAGGTACAAAAAAGTACCCTGCTGATACCCTGGTTGAACTGATCGATCTCATGGCAATGAAATTCAATCTCTCAGCAGGTGAAACACAGTTCACCTTCAGTGCCTCCTTCCTTTCTGAATACACAAAAGAAGCGCTGGATATTCTTGAGCAGATTCTCTTTCATCCAGCATTCGATGAAAAAAAACTGGAAAAAGAGAGAAAGATTTTTCTGGAAGCCATTTTACACCGCTTTGACAACCCTGCTCCAACACTGAATGCTGCGTACAAAAAAGTGATGTACCCCGGAGAAGAATCATCCAGAATGGCAACAGCGAAATCGATAAAAAGCATTACCAGAGATGATCTTGTAAAGCTGCATAAAAAGATAATCTTTCCAGCGAACATAATCTTCTCAGCTGCCGGCAGTTTGAAAAAAGACACTCTGATCAAGAATCTCGAATCTGCTTTTCCTCGATCAACAAAGAAGAACGAATCAGGTTTTCCAACCGTTGAAGTCAAACCATCTATTAAGTGTCTGCTTGTGAATAAAAAGATCTCTCAGGCCTATGTTCGTCTTGCACTTCCTCTGTTCAAACGCCCTCATCCTGATTACTATGCAGTATCCGTTATGAATATGATACTGGGTGGTGGTGGTTTCACTTCGAGGCTTGGAACAAAAATCCGCTCTGATGCAGGTTTGACTTACTCCATTTACTCACATGCAGAATCAAACTACAACTATCCCGGAACTTTCTTAATTGACTTCTACACTAAAAACTCCAGTTTTGCACAGGCTGTAGCTCTGACCATAGATGAGGTGAGAAAAATAGCGGAAAATGGAGTAACCGAAGAAGAAATAACAAATGCCAAATCATCACTTATCGGAGAACTCCCCTCCATGTTCCGGTCACCTTTTGATATCGTTTCCACTTATGCCTGGAACGAGTACTATGGACGCCAGCCGGATCATTACAAAGTATATGCGGAAAAAATCAGCAAATTGACGAGAGATGATATTTTAAGGGTCGCTAAACAATACCTGGTCCCTGAAAATCTCACATTCGTAGTGGTTGGTGATATCGATGCGCTTATGAAGGTAAAAGACGACCAATTCTCTCTTTCCGGGATGAAAAGCAAGACAATTCCTGCAGACTCCATTCCGGCTCTTCCCTGA